One segment of Campylobacter hominis ATCC BAA-381 DNA contains the following:
- a CDS encoding ribose-phosphate pyrophosphokinase, with translation MRGYKIFSGTANLEFSKKISKYLSLPLSEATIKRFSDGEINVQIRESVRGKDVFVIQPTCAPANVNLMELLIVSDALRRSSANSITAVVPYFGYARQDRKAAPRVPITAKLVANMMQTAGVNRVVTMDLHAGQIQGFFDVPVDNLYGSIVFVDFLKAQNLKNPIIASPDVGGVARARSFAKKLNLDMVIVDKRREEANKSEVMNVIGDVKDKDVILIDDMIDTAGTIVKAATAFKERGATSVMAFCTHAVLSGIAYENIANPALDKLIVTDTIPLKDGANTDKIKILSVAPLFGEVIRRVYHDESVNSLFI, from the coding sequence ATGCGAGGATATAAAATTTTTTCAGGCACTGCGAATCTTGAATTTTCAAAGAAAATTTCAAAATATTTGTCGCTTCCGTTAAGTGAAGCCACTATTAAGCGTTTCAGTGATGGCGAAATAAATGTCCAAATCCGTGAAAGTGTGCGCGGAAAAGATGTTTTTGTCATCCAACCTACCTGTGCTCCTGCAAATGTAAATCTAATGGAACTTTTAATTGTTTCAGACGCGTTAAGAAGAAGTTCGGCAAACTCAATAACCGCCGTTGTACCGTACTTCGGCTATGCAAGACAAGATAGAAAAGCGGCTCCAAGGGTTCCTATTACCGCCAAATTAGTTGCAAATATGATGCAAACAGCAGGCGTAAATCGCGTGGTTACTATGGATTTGCATGCAGGACAAATACAAGGATTTTTTGACGTTCCTGTGGATAATCTATACGGCTCGATTGTTTTCGTTGATTTTTTAAAAGCGCAAAATTTAAAAAATCCGATTATAGCAAGCCCTGATGTCGGCGGCGTGGCACGCGCAAGAAGTTTTGCAAAAAAACTTAATTTGGATATGGTAATAGTTGATAAGCGCCGCGAAGAAGCAAATAAAAGCGAAGTTATGAATGTAATAGGCGATGTAAAAGATAAGGATGTGATTTTAATAGACGATATGATAGATACGGCAGGAACTATCGTAAAAGCGGCCACAGCCTTTAAAGAGCGCGGCGCCACAAGCGTTATGGCATTTTGCACACATGCCGTTTTAAGCGGTATAGCTTATGAAAATATAGCAAATCCTGCGCTTGATAAACTGATTGTAACCGATACAATTCCTTTAAAAGACGGCGCAAATACAGATAAAA